One window of Papaver somniferum cultivar HN1 chromosome 9, ASM357369v1, whole genome shotgun sequence genomic DNA carries:
- the LOC113314238 gene encoding BTB/POZ domain-containing protein At3g09030-like yields the protein MEELDSNHTLETPSSSSYQNRIKLNVGGKIFETTISTLQSGGPDSLLSALSSRLNPNPNPNPVFIDRDPEIFSTLLSLLRSNRLPSTYRRYTKQELCEEAVYYGIENQLKSALLPPSLLGIDCSIVETIKPAAEGFPSSFTAGAGDGSVWIAHGGQISGYDWNLIHTGTVRSHFEDISSIRRVWSEIVAVGSEIDSGLHLYDVSCGKHVGAVEWTDKSDPRIYKSRVFAITDSTDSIYGSLKCSHGENCVLQIDKNTLQVVSEIGRQSGNSAKSFVPGKLMYVPQLGMIVGSAVTCGAFGYSGYIRIWDPRSGNEVWETNEPGSGRSSRFGDSFADVDVDVDELTMSKVCSKSGDVAIADLRKLTDDPWVYLEEKNASLRSSRGGGGEEGDNMVIHCYKKQVFLSREGDLEVWSSVNQKEEENRELDKWYYRRNYMGNSTKEHELSSSNKGIVKRIEGGGDRLFVNREGVEGVEVWESSNFSKKVAVL from the coding sequence atgGAAGAATTAGATTCCAATCACACCCTTGAaactccatcatcatcatcatatcagAATCGAATCAAACTCAACGTTGGTGGTAAAATTTTCGAAACCACAATCTCAACACTCCAATCAGGCGGTCCGGATTCACTCTTATCAGCTCTTTCTTCACGGCTTAATCCCAACCCTAACCCGAACCCTGTTTTTATAGACAGAGATCCGGAGATCTTCTCAACTCTTCTTTCTCTGCTCCGATCGAATCGTCTTCCTTCAACATATCGCCGGTATACTAAACAAGAATTATGCGAAGAAGCTGTTTATTACGGGAtcgaaaatcaattaaaatcagcGTTATTACCGCCTTCATTATTAGGGATCGATTGTTCGATTGTTGAAACGATAAAACCTGCTGCCGAGGGTTTTCCGAGTAGTTTTACAGCGGGAGCCGGAGATGGTTCCGTTTGGATAGCACATGGTGGTCAGATATCTGGTTATGATTGGAATTTGATACATACGGGGACTGTAAGAAGTCATTTTGAAGATATTAGTTCGATTCGTCGAGTTTGGTCTGAAATCGTTGCTGTTGGGTCTGAAATTGATTCAGGTCTTCATTTGTATGATGTTTCATGTGGTAAACATGTAGGTGCTGTTGAATGGACTGATAAATCTGATCCAAGAATTTATAAGAGTCGTGTTTTCGCCATTACTGATTCAACTGACTCGATTTACGGTTCATTGAAATGTTCACATGGTGAAAATTGTGTTCTTCAGATTGATAAAAATACGCTTCAAGTGGTGTCGGAGATTGGTCGTCAGTCTGGTAACTCAGCAAAGAGTTTTGTTCCTGGGAAGCTGATGTATGTGCCGCAACTCGGCATGATTGTTGGAAGTGCAGTGACTTGTGGCGCATTTGGGTATTCAGGGTACATTAGAATTTGGGATCCAAGGTCTGGTAATGAGGTTTGGGAAACGAATGAGCCGGGTTCGGGACGGAGCAGTAGGTTTGGGGATTCGTTTGCGGACGTGGATGTGGATGTTGATGAGTTAACGATGTCTAAAGTTTGTTCGAAATCAGGTGATGTCGCAATTGCGGATTTGCGGAAACTGACGGATGATCCGTGGGTGTATTTGGAAGAAAAGAATGCTAGTTTGAGAAGCTCAAGAGGTGGTGGAGGTGAAGAAGGGGATAATATGGTGATTCATTGTTATAAGAAACAAGTGTTTTTGAGTAGAGAAGGTGATTTAGAAGTATGGTCAAGTGTGAatcagaaagaagaagaaaacagggaatTGGACAAATGGTATTACAGGAGGAACTATATGGGCAATAGTAC
- the LOC113313003 gene encoding uncharacterized protein LOC113313003 has protein sequence MVEGPAKPKQQFEGNTKNRSHEGPTRKMRNEEESHKPQEKQKVRLPKLNIGLGELFKKIKDLLPIPKSLPVETRDKRDNNKYCDHHNDHGHNTDTCRALATKVQKMIEEGKLQQYVKKNPTQVNTLANTLDLREIRVSHAIVNTTSRKAQENATRLKLRHINDWRVSNKVDYASLIGTETLEEGKTEISFSNADLVGVYQPHNDAIVILALIGMYKVCRVLVDTGSSISVIFSGEYSSMNLSERKVEADDNPIIGFSG, from the coding sequence ATGGTCGAGGGACCGGCGAAACCGAAACAACAATTTGAAGGTAATACCAAAAACAGGAGTCATGAAGGTCCTACAAGGAAGATGAGAAATGAAGAGGAGTCTCATAAGCCGCAAGAAAAGCAAAAAGTCAGGCTTCCTAAGCTGAATATTGGACTGGGAGAACTTTTTAAGAAGATTAAAGACTTGTTGCCCATCCCGAAGTCACTACCAGTGGAAACAAGGGATAAGAGAGATAATAATAAATATTGTGATCATCACAATGATCATGGTCATAATACGGATACTTGTCGTGCACTCGCAACAAAAGTCCAAAAGATGATTGAAGAGGGAAAGCTGCAGCAATATGTGAAGAAGAATCCGACACAAGTCAACACACTGGCCAACACTCTAGATTTACGAGAGATTAGAGTGAGCCACGCAATAGTTAACACAACTTCGAGAAAGGCTCAAGAGAATGCTACACGGTTGAAGTTACGTCATATTAACGATTGGCGAGTATCGAACAAGGTCGATTATGCCAGTCTAATTGGTACGGAGACCTTGGAAGAGGGGAAGACTGAGATTTCTTTTTCGAACGCTGATCTTGTTGGAGTATATCAACCACATAATGATGCAATCGTGATTCTAGCTCTCATTGGGATGTATAAGGTATGTCGAGTTCTGGTTGATACTGGAAGTTCAATTAGCGTCATATTCTCGGGAGAATACTCTTCAATGAATTTGAGCGAGAGGAAAGTTGAAGCAGATGATAACCCTATCATTGGATTTAGTGGGTAA